One stretch of Zingiber officinale cultivar Zhangliang chromosome 6B, Zo_v1.1, whole genome shotgun sequence DNA includes these proteins:
- the LOC121988465 gene encoding protein WVD2-like 7 isoform X5, translating into MRETEDSVLYQAESLPSGSVSFGRFESETLSWEKRSSFSHNRYLEEVEKYATPGLVTQKKAYFEAHFKKKPLLHLNSFGSQYEKYQPTKDHIEFCKDDLVECGDNEPTEFTFYDETPPISYEHELVIHEHDKQVLSPEFSQEFSPSISEHLIVCGVVECGEAHQIQSNDDIPGDETLQMVSKENHEHNSGSPQEQHDEVQIATEIPADLVKGELEKQITKAKSKNQLADSQIMRKPSTQKNSRYPDKIFAKRTDEVERESTKKAQPGMKLPERVPRNTLDAKSQKFEDSEKLIAKVKVENRRNKGQSKNKVVQIPNPIAGKCQIDEPHFMNRSLKYPVSAKTEVSQGTSDFHFKSEGRAMKRKEFYTKLEEKLHAKEAEMTEIQIRTQEEAKTEIKQLRKSLNFKATPMPSFYNGAARGATRSKKVVEMPASVPKSQNNTKIPTKGSSSRDTSLGLSKINQEGSSTGEPTTSKSKLQEAQAPAKKHEKSNSSAKQGDGIRKKEPRRTAARTSVRRTTTKAISN; encoded by the exons GAGTTTACCCTCTGGGTCTGTATCATTTGGCCGCTTTGAATCTGAAACCTTGTCGTGGGAAAAAAGGTCATCATTCTCTCATAACAGATACCTTGAAGAGGTTGAGAAATATGCTACACCTGGTTTGGTTACTCAGAAAAAAGCTTATTTTGAGGCTCACTTTAAGAAGAAGCCACTTTTGCATCTCAACTCATTCGGTAGTCAATATGAAAAATACCAACCTACCAAAGATCATATTGAATTCTGTAAAGATGATCTTGTTGAATGCGGTGATAACGAACCCACTGAATTTACTTTCTATGATGAGACACCTCCAATTTCTTATGAGCACGAGTTGGTCATACATGAACATGACAAACAAGTTTTGAGCCCCGAATTCTCACAAGAGTTTAGTCCATCAATAAGTGAGCATCTTATAGTTTGTGGTGTTGTAGAGTGTGGTGAAGCACACCAAATACAATCAAATGATGATATTCCAGGAGATGAGACTCTGCAAATGGTCTCTAAAGAGAACCATGAGCATAACTCTGGTTCCCCTCAAGAACAACATGATGAAGTGCAAATTGCAACTGAAATTCCTGCAGATCTG GTAAAGGGAGAACTTGAGAAGCAAATTAcaaaagcaaaatcaaagaatcagtTAGCAGATTCACAAATTATGAGAAAGCCTTCAACTCAGAAGAATTCTCGTTATCCTGATAAGATATTTGCAAAAAGAACAGATGAGGTGGAGAGAGAAAGCACAAAGAAGGCACAACCAGGAATGAAATTGCCTGAAAGAGTTCCAAGAAATACTCTTGATGCTAAATCCCAGAAATTTGAG GATTCAGAAAAGCTGATAGCCAAAGTAAAAGTAGAAAACAGAAG AAATAAAGGTCAAAGCAAAAACAAGGTAGTGCAAATCCCTAATCCTATTGCCGGAAAATGTCAAATTGATGAGCCACATTTTATGAACAG ATCTTTGAAGTATCCTGTTTCAGCTAAGACAGAAGTTAGTCAAGGTACTTCGGACTTCCATTTCAAAAGTGAAGGGCGGGCTATGAAACGAAAAGAG TTTTACACGAAGTTAGAAGAAAAGCTCCATGCCAAAGAGGCCGAGATGACTGAGATCCAAATTAGAACACAG GAAGAAGCAAAAACAGAGATTAAGCAGCTTAGGAAGAGCCTTAACTTCAAGGCAACTCCTATGCCTTCTTTCTACAATGGAGCTGCACGTGGCGCCACCAGAAGCAAAAAG GTGGTTGAAATGCCTGCAAGTGTTCCCAAGTCACAAAACAATACTAAGATTCCTACAAAAGGAAGTTCGTCTAGAGATACTTCTCTAGGGTTGTCTAAGATCAATCAAGAAGGCTCCTCAACTGGTGAACCAACAACCTCAAAAA GTAAGCTTCAAGAGGCACAAGCTCCAgcgaagaagcatgagaagagcAACTCCAGTGCAAAACAAGGAGATGGCATCAGAAAGAAAGAACCAAGACGAACTGCAGCGAGAACCAGTGTCAGAAGGACGACAACAAAGGCCATTTCCAACTGA
- the LOC121988465 gene encoding protein WVD2-like 7 isoform X1 has protein sequence MRETEDSVLYQAESLPSGSVSFGRFESETLSWEKRSSFSHNRYLEEVEKYATPGLVTQKKAYFEAHFKKKPLLHLNSFGSQYEKYQPTKDHIEFCKDDLVECGDNEPTEFTFYDETPPISYEHELVIHEHDKQVLSPEFSQEFSPSISEHLIVCGVVECGEAHQIQSNDDIPGDETLQMVSKENHEHNSGSPQEQHDEVQIATEIPADLVNKAAASKKTEKITLKVKGELEKQITKAKSKNQLADSQIMRKPSTQKNSRYPDKIFAKRTDEVERESTKKAQPGMKLPERVPRNTLDAKSQKFEDSEKLIAKVKVENRRNKGQSKNKVVQIPNPIAGKCQIDEPHFMNRSLKYPVSAKTEVSQGTSDFHFKSEGRAMKRKEFYTKLEEKLHAKEAEMTEIQIRTQEEAKTEIKQLRKSLNFKATPMPSFYNGAARGATRSKKVVEMPASVPKSQNNTKIPTKGSSSRDTSLGLSKINQEGSSTGEPTTSKSGKLQEAQAPAKKHEKSNSSAKQGDGIRKKEPRRTAARTSVRRTTTKAISN, from the exons GAGTTTACCCTCTGGGTCTGTATCATTTGGCCGCTTTGAATCTGAAACCTTGTCGTGGGAAAAAAGGTCATCATTCTCTCATAACAGATACCTTGAAGAGGTTGAGAAATATGCTACACCTGGTTTGGTTACTCAGAAAAAAGCTTATTTTGAGGCTCACTTTAAGAAGAAGCCACTTTTGCATCTCAACTCATTCGGTAGTCAATATGAAAAATACCAACCTACCAAAGATCATATTGAATTCTGTAAAGATGATCTTGTTGAATGCGGTGATAACGAACCCACTGAATTTACTTTCTATGATGAGACACCTCCAATTTCTTATGAGCACGAGTTGGTCATACATGAACATGACAAACAAGTTTTGAGCCCCGAATTCTCACAAGAGTTTAGTCCATCAATAAGTGAGCATCTTATAGTTTGTGGTGTTGTAGAGTGTGGTGAAGCACACCAAATACAATCAAATGATGATATTCCAGGAGATGAGACTCTGCAAATGGTCTCTAAAGAGAACCATGAGCATAACTCTGGTTCCCCTCAAGAACAACATGATGAAGTGCAAATTGCAACTGAAATTCCTGCAGATCTGGTAAATAAGGCTGCTGCTTCCAAGAAAACAGAGAAAATTACTCTCAAA GTAAAGGGAGAACTTGAGAAGCAAATTAcaaaagcaaaatcaaagaatcagtTAGCAGATTCACAAATTATGAGAAAGCCTTCAACTCAGAAGAATTCTCGTTATCCTGATAAGATATTTGCAAAAAGAACAGATGAGGTGGAGAGAGAAAGCACAAAGAAGGCACAACCAGGAATGAAATTGCCTGAAAGAGTTCCAAGAAATACTCTTGATGCTAAATCCCAGAAATTTGAG GATTCAGAAAAGCTGATAGCCAAAGTAAAAGTAGAAAACAGAAG AAATAAAGGTCAAAGCAAAAACAAGGTAGTGCAAATCCCTAATCCTATTGCCGGAAAATGTCAAATTGATGAGCCACATTTTATGAACAG ATCTTTGAAGTATCCTGTTTCAGCTAAGACAGAAGTTAGTCAAGGTACTTCGGACTTCCATTTCAAAAGTGAAGGGCGGGCTATGAAACGAAAAGAG TTTTACACGAAGTTAGAAGAAAAGCTCCATGCCAAAGAGGCCGAGATGACTGAGATCCAAATTAGAACACAG GAAGAAGCAAAAACAGAGATTAAGCAGCTTAGGAAGAGCCTTAACTTCAAGGCAACTCCTATGCCTTCTTTCTACAATGGAGCTGCACGTGGCGCCACCAGAAGCAAAAAG GTGGTTGAAATGCCTGCAAGTGTTCCCAAGTCACAAAACAATACTAAGATTCCTACAAAAGGAAGTTCGTCTAGAGATACTTCTCTAGGGTTGTCTAAGATCAATCAAGAAGGCTCCTCAACTGGTGAACCAACAACCTCAAAAAGTG GTAAGCTTCAAGAGGCACAAGCTCCAgcgaagaagcatgagaagagcAACTCCAGTGCAAAACAAGGAGATGGCATCAGAAAGAAAGAACCAAGACGAACTGCAGCGAGAACCAGTGTCAGAAGGACGACAACAAAGGCCATTTCCAACTGA
- the LOC121988465 gene encoding protein WVD2-like 7 isoform X4, producing the protein MRETEDSVLYQAESLPSGSVSFGRFESETLSWEKRSSFSHNRYLEEVEKYATPGLVTQKKAYFEAHFKKKPLLHLNSFGSQYEKYQPTKDHIEFCKDDLVECGDNEPTEFTFYDETPPISYEHELVIHEHDKQVLSPEFSQEFSPSISEHLIVCGVVECGEAHQIQSNDDIPGDETLQMVSKENHEHNSGSPQEQHDEVQIATEIPADLVKGELEKQITKAKSKNQLADSQIMRKPSTQKNSRYPDKIFAKRTDEVERESTKKAQPGMKLPERVPRNTLDAKSQKFEDSEKLIAKVKVENRRNKGQSKNKVVQIPNPIAGKCQIDEPHFMNRSLKYPVSAKTEVSQGTSDFHFKSEGRAMKRKEFYTKLEEKLHAKEAEMTEIQIRTQEEAKTEIKQLRKSLNFKATPMPSFYNGAARGATRSKKVVEMPASVPKSQNNTKIPTKGSSSRDTSLGLSKINQEGSSTGEPTTSKSGKLQEAQAPAKKHEKSNSSAKQGDGIRKKEPRRTAARTSVRRTTTKAISN; encoded by the exons GAGTTTACCCTCTGGGTCTGTATCATTTGGCCGCTTTGAATCTGAAACCTTGTCGTGGGAAAAAAGGTCATCATTCTCTCATAACAGATACCTTGAAGAGGTTGAGAAATATGCTACACCTGGTTTGGTTACTCAGAAAAAAGCTTATTTTGAGGCTCACTTTAAGAAGAAGCCACTTTTGCATCTCAACTCATTCGGTAGTCAATATGAAAAATACCAACCTACCAAAGATCATATTGAATTCTGTAAAGATGATCTTGTTGAATGCGGTGATAACGAACCCACTGAATTTACTTTCTATGATGAGACACCTCCAATTTCTTATGAGCACGAGTTGGTCATACATGAACATGACAAACAAGTTTTGAGCCCCGAATTCTCACAAGAGTTTAGTCCATCAATAAGTGAGCATCTTATAGTTTGTGGTGTTGTAGAGTGTGGTGAAGCACACCAAATACAATCAAATGATGATATTCCAGGAGATGAGACTCTGCAAATGGTCTCTAAAGAGAACCATGAGCATAACTCTGGTTCCCCTCAAGAACAACATGATGAAGTGCAAATTGCAACTGAAATTCCTGCAGATCTG GTAAAGGGAGAACTTGAGAAGCAAATTAcaaaagcaaaatcaaagaatcagtTAGCAGATTCACAAATTATGAGAAAGCCTTCAACTCAGAAGAATTCTCGTTATCCTGATAAGATATTTGCAAAAAGAACAGATGAGGTGGAGAGAGAAAGCACAAAGAAGGCACAACCAGGAATGAAATTGCCTGAAAGAGTTCCAAGAAATACTCTTGATGCTAAATCCCAGAAATTTGAG GATTCAGAAAAGCTGATAGCCAAAGTAAAAGTAGAAAACAGAAG AAATAAAGGTCAAAGCAAAAACAAGGTAGTGCAAATCCCTAATCCTATTGCCGGAAAATGTCAAATTGATGAGCCACATTTTATGAACAG ATCTTTGAAGTATCCTGTTTCAGCTAAGACAGAAGTTAGTCAAGGTACTTCGGACTTCCATTTCAAAAGTGAAGGGCGGGCTATGAAACGAAAAGAG TTTTACACGAAGTTAGAAGAAAAGCTCCATGCCAAAGAGGCCGAGATGACTGAGATCCAAATTAGAACACAG GAAGAAGCAAAAACAGAGATTAAGCAGCTTAGGAAGAGCCTTAACTTCAAGGCAACTCCTATGCCTTCTTTCTACAATGGAGCTGCACGTGGCGCCACCAGAAGCAAAAAG GTGGTTGAAATGCCTGCAAGTGTTCCCAAGTCACAAAACAATACTAAGATTCCTACAAAAGGAAGTTCGTCTAGAGATACTTCTCTAGGGTTGTCTAAGATCAATCAAGAAGGCTCCTCAACTGGTGAACCAACAACCTCAAAAAGTG GTAAGCTTCAAGAGGCACAAGCTCCAgcgaagaagcatgagaagagcAACTCCAGTGCAAAACAAGGAGATGGCATCAGAAAGAAAGAACCAAGACGAACTGCAGCGAGAACCAGTGTCAGAAGGACGACAACAAAGGCCATTTCCAACTGA
- the LOC121988465 gene encoding protein WVD2-like 7 isoform X2, translating into MRETEDSVLYQAESLPSGSVSFGRFESETLSWEKRSSFSHNRYLEEVEKYATPGLVTQKKAYFEAHFKKKPLLHLNSFGSQYEKYQPTKDHIEFCKDDLVECGDNEPTEFTFYDETPPISYEHELVIHEHDKQVLSPEFSQEFSPSISEHLIVCGVVECGEAHQIQSNDDIPGDETLQMVSKENHEHNSGSPQEQHDEVQIATEIPADLVNKAAASKKTEKITLKVKGELEKQITKAKSKNQLADSQIMRKPSTQKNSRYPDKIFAKRTDEVERESTKKAQPGMKLPERVPRNTLDAKSQKFEDSEKLIAKVKVENRRNKGQSKNKVVQIPNPIAGKCQIDEPHFMNRSLKYPVSAKTEVSQGTSDFHFKSEGRAMKRKEFYTKLEEKLHAKEAEMTEIQIRTQEEAKTEIKQLRKSLNFKATPMPSFYNGAARGATRSKKVVEMPASVPKSQNNTKIPTKGSSSRDTSLGLSKINQEGSSTGEPTTSKSKLQEAQAPAKKHEKSNSSAKQGDGIRKKEPRRTAARTSVRRTTTKAISN; encoded by the exons GAGTTTACCCTCTGGGTCTGTATCATTTGGCCGCTTTGAATCTGAAACCTTGTCGTGGGAAAAAAGGTCATCATTCTCTCATAACAGATACCTTGAAGAGGTTGAGAAATATGCTACACCTGGTTTGGTTACTCAGAAAAAAGCTTATTTTGAGGCTCACTTTAAGAAGAAGCCACTTTTGCATCTCAACTCATTCGGTAGTCAATATGAAAAATACCAACCTACCAAAGATCATATTGAATTCTGTAAAGATGATCTTGTTGAATGCGGTGATAACGAACCCACTGAATTTACTTTCTATGATGAGACACCTCCAATTTCTTATGAGCACGAGTTGGTCATACATGAACATGACAAACAAGTTTTGAGCCCCGAATTCTCACAAGAGTTTAGTCCATCAATAAGTGAGCATCTTATAGTTTGTGGTGTTGTAGAGTGTGGTGAAGCACACCAAATACAATCAAATGATGATATTCCAGGAGATGAGACTCTGCAAATGGTCTCTAAAGAGAACCATGAGCATAACTCTGGTTCCCCTCAAGAACAACATGATGAAGTGCAAATTGCAACTGAAATTCCTGCAGATCTGGTAAATAAGGCTGCTGCTTCCAAGAAAACAGAGAAAATTACTCTCAAA GTAAAGGGAGAACTTGAGAAGCAAATTAcaaaagcaaaatcaaagaatcagtTAGCAGATTCACAAATTATGAGAAAGCCTTCAACTCAGAAGAATTCTCGTTATCCTGATAAGATATTTGCAAAAAGAACAGATGAGGTGGAGAGAGAAAGCACAAAGAAGGCACAACCAGGAATGAAATTGCCTGAAAGAGTTCCAAGAAATACTCTTGATGCTAAATCCCAGAAATTTGAG GATTCAGAAAAGCTGATAGCCAAAGTAAAAGTAGAAAACAGAAG AAATAAAGGTCAAAGCAAAAACAAGGTAGTGCAAATCCCTAATCCTATTGCCGGAAAATGTCAAATTGATGAGCCACATTTTATGAACAG ATCTTTGAAGTATCCTGTTTCAGCTAAGACAGAAGTTAGTCAAGGTACTTCGGACTTCCATTTCAAAAGTGAAGGGCGGGCTATGAAACGAAAAGAG TTTTACACGAAGTTAGAAGAAAAGCTCCATGCCAAAGAGGCCGAGATGACTGAGATCCAAATTAGAACACAG GAAGAAGCAAAAACAGAGATTAAGCAGCTTAGGAAGAGCCTTAACTTCAAGGCAACTCCTATGCCTTCTTTCTACAATGGAGCTGCACGTGGCGCCACCAGAAGCAAAAAG GTGGTTGAAATGCCTGCAAGTGTTCCCAAGTCACAAAACAATACTAAGATTCCTACAAAAGGAAGTTCGTCTAGAGATACTTCTCTAGGGTTGTCTAAGATCAATCAAGAAGGCTCCTCAACTGGTGAACCAACAACCTCAAAAA GTAAGCTTCAAGAGGCACAAGCTCCAgcgaagaagcatgagaagagcAACTCCAGTGCAAAACAAGGAGATGGCATCAGAAAGAAAGAACCAAGACGAACTGCAGCGAGAACCAGTGTCAGAAGGACGACAACAAAGGCCATTTCCAACTGA
- the LOC121988465 gene encoding protein WVD2-like 7 isoform X3 codes for MRETEDSVLYQAESLPSGSVSFGRFESETLSWEKRSSFSHNRYLEEVEKYATPGLVTQKKAYFEAHFKKKPLLHLNSFGSQYEKYQPTKDHIEFCKDDLVECGDNEPTEFTFYDETPPISYEHELVIHEHDKQVLSPEFSQEFSPSISEHLIVCGVVECGEAHQIQSNDDIPGDETLQMVSKENHEHNSGSPQEQHDEVQIATEIPADLVNKAAASKKTEKITLKVKGELEKQITKAKSKNQLADSQIMRKPSTQKNSRYPDKIFAKRTDEVERESTKKAQPGMKLPERVPRNTLDAKSQKFEDSEKLIAKVKVENRRNKGQSKNKVVQIPNPIAGKCQIDEPHFMNRSLKYPVSAKTEVSQGTSDFHFKSEGRAMKRKEFYTKLEEKLHAKEAEMTEIQIRTQEEAKTEIKQLRKSLNFKATPMPSFYNGAARGATRSKKVVEMPASVPKSQNNTKIPTKGSSSRDTSLGLSKINQEGSSTGKLQEAQAPAKKHEKSNSSAKQGDGIRKKEPRRTAARTSVRRTTTKAISN; via the exons GAGTTTACCCTCTGGGTCTGTATCATTTGGCCGCTTTGAATCTGAAACCTTGTCGTGGGAAAAAAGGTCATCATTCTCTCATAACAGATACCTTGAAGAGGTTGAGAAATATGCTACACCTGGTTTGGTTACTCAGAAAAAAGCTTATTTTGAGGCTCACTTTAAGAAGAAGCCACTTTTGCATCTCAACTCATTCGGTAGTCAATATGAAAAATACCAACCTACCAAAGATCATATTGAATTCTGTAAAGATGATCTTGTTGAATGCGGTGATAACGAACCCACTGAATTTACTTTCTATGATGAGACACCTCCAATTTCTTATGAGCACGAGTTGGTCATACATGAACATGACAAACAAGTTTTGAGCCCCGAATTCTCACAAGAGTTTAGTCCATCAATAAGTGAGCATCTTATAGTTTGTGGTGTTGTAGAGTGTGGTGAAGCACACCAAATACAATCAAATGATGATATTCCAGGAGATGAGACTCTGCAAATGGTCTCTAAAGAGAACCATGAGCATAACTCTGGTTCCCCTCAAGAACAACATGATGAAGTGCAAATTGCAACTGAAATTCCTGCAGATCTGGTAAATAAGGCTGCTGCTTCCAAGAAAACAGAGAAAATTACTCTCAAA GTAAAGGGAGAACTTGAGAAGCAAATTAcaaaagcaaaatcaaagaatcagtTAGCAGATTCACAAATTATGAGAAAGCCTTCAACTCAGAAGAATTCTCGTTATCCTGATAAGATATTTGCAAAAAGAACAGATGAGGTGGAGAGAGAAAGCACAAAGAAGGCACAACCAGGAATGAAATTGCCTGAAAGAGTTCCAAGAAATACTCTTGATGCTAAATCCCAGAAATTTGAG GATTCAGAAAAGCTGATAGCCAAAGTAAAAGTAGAAAACAGAAG AAATAAAGGTCAAAGCAAAAACAAGGTAGTGCAAATCCCTAATCCTATTGCCGGAAAATGTCAAATTGATGAGCCACATTTTATGAACAG ATCTTTGAAGTATCCTGTTTCAGCTAAGACAGAAGTTAGTCAAGGTACTTCGGACTTCCATTTCAAAAGTGAAGGGCGGGCTATGAAACGAAAAGAG TTTTACACGAAGTTAGAAGAAAAGCTCCATGCCAAAGAGGCCGAGATGACTGAGATCCAAATTAGAACACAG GAAGAAGCAAAAACAGAGATTAAGCAGCTTAGGAAGAGCCTTAACTTCAAGGCAACTCCTATGCCTTCTTTCTACAATGGAGCTGCACGTGGCGCCACCAGAAGCAAAAAG GTGGTTGAAATGCCTGCAAGTGTTCCCAAGTCACAAAACAATACTAAGATTCCTACAAAAGGAAGTTCGTCTAGAGATACTTCTCTAGGGTTGTCTAAGATCAATCAAGAAGGCTCCTCAACTG GTAAGCTTCAAGAGGCACAAGCTCCAgcgaagaagcatgagaagagcAACTCCAGTGCAAAACAAGGAGATGGCATCAGAAAGAAAGAACCAAGACGAACTGCAGCGAGAACCAGTGTCAGAAGGACGACAACAAAGGCCATTTCCAACTGA